One Natator depressus isolate rNatDep1 chromosome 3, rNatDep2.hap1, whole genome shotgun sequence DNA segment encodes these proteins:
- the GINM1 gene encoding glycoprotein integral membrane protein 1 isoform X3 gives MKQWVLYHTHCKESGQENIRVNVTMLKTSGEPQEAQVVFSITYNSGQIYVNDFAMKRGVTRIKCQTLILETGNSDNLLDQRHLGIVSVRIMFREWPLASRSNLQLIVIQEEVTEIDGREVQQEEVTEINILIKGLRVLRHSNHSVPLKESMLYSIPRDKDVLFTLPNLSGKVDVQGPLQPTSHYLLWQAETTVDEETLPGKLPETPLRTEPPSSYKVMCQWVEYLRKELCGFWLKSFPVFFKLMEVIGTGVVGAALVLGILKVLFPSCEHKGVLHLEAINTAPVVVINISSDIPEKTDNLVEK, from the exons gaaaacATCAGAGTTAATGTTACTATGTTGAAAACCAGTGGGGAACCTCAAGAAGcacag gttgTCTTTAGTATCACCTACAACAGTGGACAGATTTATGTAAATGACTTTGCTATGAAGAGAGGTGTCACCCGGATTAAGTGTCAGACTTTAATAT TGGAAACTGGAAACTCTGATAACCTATTGGATCAAAGGCATTTGGGAATTGTTAGTGTTCGCATCATGTTTCGTGAGTGGCCCTTGGCATCCAGATCGAATTTGCAATTGATTGTCATTCAGGAAGAGGTGACGGAAATTGATGGGAGAGAG GTTCAGCAAGAGGAGGTTACTGAAATAAACATATTAATTAAGGGCCTAAGAGTACTTAGACATTCAAACCATTCTGTTCCTCTGAAGGAAAGCATGCTGTATTCCATCCCCAGGGACAAGGACGTGTTGTTTACACTTCCCAATCTCTCAGGAAAAG TAGATGTTCAAGGCCCACTGCAACCAACCAGTCACTACCTCCTCTGGCAAGCAGAAACTACAGTAGATGAAGAGACATTACCTGGCAAGTTACCAGAGACTCCTCTCAGGACAGAGCCTCCATCATCTTATAAG GTGATGTGCCAGTGGGTGGAATActtgagaaaagagctgtgcggGTTCTGGCTTAAATCTTTCCCTGTGTTCTTTAAGTTGATGGAAGTCATTGGGACTGGAGTTGTAGGAGCAGCTCTCGTTTTAGGAATCTTAAAAGTGCTTTTCCCTTCCTGCGAACACAA AGGAGTCCTTCACCTGGAGGCTATCAACACCGCACCTGTGGTTGTGATAAACATCTCTTCAGATATTCCAGAGAAGACAGACAATTTAGTGGAGAAATGA